A stretch of Acidovorax sp. RAC01 DNA encodes these proteins:
- a CDS encoding LysE family translocator, with product MTLSTYLLYLGAVALLVLSPGPTMLMCMTCSLQHGPRKALAAAAGSVTAVLGTMLLSALGLGALLAASETAFWVLKALGAAYLIWLGVKTFRSTGSVFDQLPASGINAPASTSARKLFAQGLVVGGSNPKAILFFTAFFPQFLDPAAAWAPQFAVLASTFVAFEFTVLGLCAAGVARLAPALRHGNRMRWFNRVSGGLFALMGSLLLATRRAA from the coding sequence ATGACCCTCAGTACCTACCTGCTCTATCTCGGCGCCGTTGCGCTGCTCGTGCTCTCTCCCGGGCCCACCATGCTGATGTGCATGACCTGTTCCCTGCAGCATGGTCCGCGCAAGGCCCTCGCGGCAGCGGCTGGCAGCGTGACGGCCGTGCTGGGCACGATGCTGCTGTCAGCGCTGGGCCTGGGCGCGCTGCTGGCTGCGTCGGAAACGGCGTTCTGGGTACTGAAGGCACTGGGGGCGGCCTACCTGATCTGGCTGGGCGTGAAGACGTTCCGCAGCACGGGTTCGGTGTTCGACCAGCTGCCCGCCAGTGGCATCAACGCGCCGGCCTCCACCAGCGCACGCAAGCTCTTTGCCCAAGGGCTGGTGGTGGGTGGCAGCAACCCCAAGGCCATTCTTTTCTTCACGGCCTTCTTCCCGCAGTTCCTCGATCCGGCAGCCGCCTGGGCGCCGCAGTTTGCCGTGCTGGCCAGTACGTTCGTGGCCTTTGAATTCACCGTGCTCGGCCTGTGCGCTGCAGGTGTGGCGCGCCTGGCACCTGCACTGCGCCACGGTAACCGCATGCGCTGGTTCAACCGCGTCTCGGGCGGGCTCTTCGCCTTGATGGGCTCTTTGCTGCTGGCCACGCGCCGCGCGGCCTGA
- the asd gene encoding archaetidylserine decarboxylase (Phosphatidylserine decarboxylase is synthesized as a single chain precursor. Generation of the pyruvoyl active site from a Ser is coupled to cleavage of a Gly-Ser bond between the larger (beta) and smaller (alpha chains). It is an integral membrane protein.), protein MSDRLAVLPQYLMPKQAMTVLAGKLASARLGGLTTAAIRRFVARYNVNMDEAEQPDIAAYASFNDFFTRALKPGARPMVGADLICPVDGAISQFGPIARDQIFQAKGHSYSTTALVGGDAQLASKFENGHFATLYLSPRDYHRIHMPCDGTLTRMVHVPGDLFSVNPLTARGVPGLFARNERVVCAFDSAEGPFVLVLVGATIVGSMATVWHGLVNPPRTGKQRQWDYAPGQVSLQQGDEMGRFLLGSTVVMLFPQGPLRFNPQWAPARPIRLGEAMALR, encoded by the coding sequence TTGTCTGATCGTCTGGCAGTTTTGCCGCAATACCTGATGCCCAAGCAGGCGATGACCGTGCTCGCGGGCAAGCTGGCATCGGCCCGGCTGGGCGGCCTGACCACCGCCGCCATCCGCCGCTTTGTGGCGCGCTACAACGTGAACATGGACGAGGCAGAACAGCCCGACATTGCCGCGTACGCATCCTTCAACGATTTCTTCACCCGGGCGCTGAAGCCTGGGGCCCGCCCCATGGTGGGTGCTGACCTGATCTGCCCGGTGGACGGGGCCATCAGCCAGTTCGGCCCGATTGCGCGGGACCAGATCTTCCAGGCGAAGGGGCACTCGTACTCCACCACCGCGCTGGTGGGCGGCGACGCGCAACTCGCCTCGAAATTCGAGAACGGCCACTTTGCCACCCTGTACCTCAGCCCACGCGACTACCACCGCATTCACATGCCGTGCGATGGCACGCTGACCCGCATGGTCCATGTGCCGGGCGATCTGTTTTCAGTGAACCCGCTCACGGCCCGCGGCGTACCCGGGCTGTTTGCCCGCAACGAGCGCGTGGTGTGTGCGTTCGACAGTGCAGAGGGCCCGTTCGTGCTGGTGCTGGTGGGGGCGACCATCGTGGGCAGCATGGCCACGGTATGGCACGGCCTGGTGAACCCGCCCCGCACCGGAAAACAGCGGCAATGGGACTACGCGCCCGGCCAGGTGAGCCTGCAGCAAGGCGACGAGATGGGGCGCTTTCTGCTGGGCTCCACCGTGGTGATGCTTTTCCCGCAAGGGCCGCTGCGCTTTAACCCGCAGTGGGCACCTGCCCGGCCGATCCGGCTGGGCGAGGCCATGGCGCTGCGTTAA
- a CDS encoding branched-chain amino acid ABC transporter permease has product MSTPRAHLEVLPRSVQFVLALGATALVLFPLVGSDFYVQMVTRMMIMGIFAMSLDLLQGVTGLVSLGHAAYFGVAGYALAFMTPADAPASLWWTLPLAVLGSGLVALIIGFFVVRTHGIYFIMVTLAFAQMVFYLFFDNKALGGSDGIYINFRPDASVFGWLPFDLEGRKTFYYFTLVLMLGVYALLRRMLWSPLGRALSGIRINEHRMRAMGFGTRGYKLTAFTVAGALAGLAGYLWGAQTGYVNPELMGFHMSAHAIMMVILGGMGNFAGAIVGAFAFEYLLHVFKDVTKHWQLLMGGFIVLVVLAAPRGLLGIVARLRGGTSAKTTAGGEQHG; this is encoded by the coding sequence ATGAGCACGCCCCGCGCCCACCTCGAAGTGCTGCCCCGCAGCGTGCAGTTTGTGCTGGCGCTGGGTGCTACAGCGCTGGTGCTGTTCCCGCTGGTCGGCAGCGACTTTTACGTGCAGATGGTCACGCGGATGATGATCATGGGCATTTTTGCGATGAGTCTGGATCTGCTGCAGGGCGTGACGGGCCTGGTGTCGCTGGGCCATGCCGCGTACTTTGGCGTGGCCGGCTATGCGCTGGCCTTCATGACACCAGCCGACGCACCGGCCAGCCTGTGGTGGACGCTGCCGCTGGCCGTGCTCGGCTCGGGGCTGGTGGCGCTCATCATCGGATTCTTCGTGGTGCGCACGCACGGCATCTACTTCATCATGGTGACGCTGGCGTTTGCGCAAATGGTGTTCTACCTGTTCTTCGACAACAAGGCGCTGGGCGGCTCGGACGGTATCTACATCAACTTCAGGCCCGATGCCAGCGTGTTCGGCTGGCTCCCGTTTGACCTGGAAGGCCGCAAGACGTTCTATTACTTCACGCTGGTTCTGATGCTCGGGGTGTATGCGCTGCTGCGGCGCATGCTCTGGAGCCCGCTGGGTCGGGCGCTGTCGGGCATCCGCATCAACGAGCACCGCATGCGCGCCATGGGTTTTGGCACGCGCGGTTACAAGCTCACGGCCTTCACGGTGGCGGGCGCTCTGGCAGGCCTGGCTGGCTACCTGTGGGGTGCGCAAACAGGCTACGTGAACCCCGAGCTGATGGGCTTTCACATGAGCGCCCACGCCATCATGATGGTCATCCTGGGCGGCATGGGCAACTTTGCCGGAGCCATCGTGGGTGCGTTTGCTTTCGAGTATCTGCTGCACGTCTTCAAGGACGTCACCAAGCACTGGCAGCTGCTGATGGGCGGCTTCATCGTGCTGGTGGTACTGGCGGCGCCTCGCGGCCTGCTGGGCATCGTTGCGCGCCTGCGCGGCGGAACCAGTGCAAAGACCACCGCAGGGGGCGAACAGCATGGATGA
- a CDS encoding ABC transporter ATP-binding protein, whose protein sequence is MDELLLSARGLTKRFGGLAAVNGVSVDLHRGRIHAVIGPNGAGKSTLTNLLSGDLTPTAGKITLGTTDVTGWTPERISRQGLGRSYQKTNIFLPLTVHENVRLAAQSREPQQPWNPLRWLSDTRTDAIKNRAISVRLESAIELSGLKNRRMAIAGAMSHGEQRQLEIAMTLATEPSVVLLDEPLAGMGVAEAERMVDLLNRIKPAHAIMLVEHDMDAVFALADQLTVMVNGEVIAHGTPADVRANAAVQAAYLGEDH, encoded by the coding sequence ATGGATGAGCTGCTCCTGTCGGCCCGCGGCCTGACCAAGCGCTTTGGCGGCCTGGCCGCCGTGAATGGTGTGTCGGTGGACCTGCACCGCGGTCGCATCCACGCCGTCATCGGCCCCAACGGCGCGGGCAAATCCACGCTGACCAATCTGCTGTCGGGCGACCTGACCCCCACGGCGGGCAAGATCACCCTGGGCACGACCGACGTGACCGGCTGGACGCCCGAGCGCATCTCGCGGCAGGGGCTGGGGCGCAGCTACCAGAAGACCAATATCTTCCTGCCCCTGACGGTGCACGAAAACGTGCGCCTGGCTGCCCAGTCGCGCGAGCCGCAACAGCCCTGGAACCCGCTGCGCTGGCTGTCGGACACCCGCACGGACGCTATCAAAAACAGAGCTATCAGCGTAAGGCTGGAAAGCGCTATCGAGCTTTCCGGCCTGAAAAACCGGCGCATGGCGATTGCCGGCGCCATGAGCCACGGCGAGCAGCGCCAGCTGGAGATCGCCATGACGCTGGCCACCGAGCCCTCGGTGGTGCTGCTCGACGAACCGCTGGCGGGCATGGGCGTGGCCGAGGCCGAGCGCATGGTCGATTTGCTCAACCGCATCAAGCCCGCGCACGCGATCATGCTGGTGGAGCACGACATGGACGCCGTGTTTGCGCTGGCCGACCAGCTCACGGTGATGGTCAACGGCGAAGTCATCGCCCACGGCACGCCCGCCGACGTGCGCGCCAACGCGGCGGTGCAGGCCGCCTACCTGGGTGAGGACCACTGA
- a CDS encoding ABC transporter ATP-binding protein has product MSEPWIDARGLHTYYGPSHILHGVDFRIGQGETIGLMGRNGMGKSTLLKTLVGLVRPERGSVRVAGRDMTGRPPYEVARLGIAYVPEGRGIFGNLSVRENLVMAARPGRARDAAGSAARGEDWTFDRVMETFPRLKERLGHGGQQLSGGEQQMLTIGRALMTNPDVLILDEATEGLAPLIAREIWRICSLIKESGISSVIVDKNWKHVTQITDRNVILVKGQVVFEGTSRALQDEPGLLEQHLGV; this is encoded by the coding sequence ATGAGTGAACCCTGGATCGACGCCCGCGGGCTCCACACCTATTACGGCCCCAGCCACATCCTGCATGGGGTGGACTTTCGCATCGGCCAGGGCGAGACCATTGGCCTCATGGGCCGCAACGGCATGGGCAAGAGCACGCTGCTGAAGACGCTGGTGGGCCTGGTCCGGCCCGAGCGCGGCAGCGTGCGCGTGGCCGGCCGCGACATGACGGGACGCCCGCCGTACGAGGTGGCCCGTCTGGGGATAGCCTACGTGCCCGAGGGCCGGGGCATTTTCGGCAACCTGAGCGTGCGCGAGAACCTGGTGATGGCCGCACGGCCAGGCCGGGCGCGCGATGCGGCGGGCAGCGCCGCCCGCGGCGAAGACTGGACCTTCGACCGCGTGATGGAGACCTTTCCGCGCCTGAAAGAGCGCCTGGGGCACGGCGGCCAGCAGCTGAGCGGCGGCGAGCAGCAGATGCTGACCATCGGCCGCGCGCTGATGACCAACCCCGACGTGCTCATCCTCGATGAGGCCACCGAGGGCCTGGCACCGCTGATCGCCCGCGAGATCTGGCGCATCTGCAGCCTCATCAAGGAAAGCGGCATCAGCAGCGTGATCGTGGACAAGAACTGGAAGCACGTCACGCAGATCACCGACCGCAACGTCATCCTTGTCAAGGGCCAGGTCGTGTTTGAAGGCACATCCCGGGCGCTACAAGACGAACCCGGCCTGCTCGAACAGCACCTGGGCGTCTGA
- a CDS encoding branched-chain amino acid ABC transporter permease — protein MDFATFLIQLLNSVQYGLLLFMLAAGLTLIFGIMGVVNLAHGSFYMLGAYLAYSLSAQLGSLAAAILVGTALAVMFGLALEWLLFRHFYHRDHLDQVLLTFGLIYIFEELRSILWGDDVHGVPIPPALDWSIALTDTLSYPVYRLFISGVCIALAVGLYLLISKTRLGMKIRAGAFNRSMAESLGVNIKLLHAVVFALGVGLAAVAGMVAAPVSSVYPNMGSSVLIMCFVVVVIGGIGSVRGALIAALLVGLVDTFGKVLLPSVSGMLVYMLMAAVLLWKPEGLFKQ, from the coding sequence ATGGACTTCGCCACCTTCCTCATCCAGCTGCTCAACAGCGTGCAGTACGGGCTGCTGCTTTTCATGCTGGCAGCAGGACTCACGCTGATCTTCGGGATCATGGGTGTGGTCAACCTCGCCCATGGCAGCTTCTACATGCTGGGCGCTTACCTGGCGTACTCGCTGTCGGCCCAGCTGGGCAGCCTGGCGGCTGCGATCCTGGTGGGCACGGCGCTGGCCGTGATGTTCGGCCTGGCGCTCGAATGGCTGCTGTTTCGCCACTTCTACCACCGCGACCACCTGGACCAGGTGCTGCTCACGTTCGGGCTGATCTACATCTTTGAAGAGCTGCGCTCCATCCTGTGGGGGGACGATGTGCATGGTGTTCCGATCCCCCCGGCGCTGGACTGGTCCATCGCACTGACGGACACCCTCTCCTACCCGGTGTACCGCCTGTTCATCTCCGGCGTGTGCATCGCGCTGGCGGTGGGGCTGTATCTGCTGATTTCCAAAACGCGGCTGGGCATGAAAATTCGCGCCGGTGCGTTCAACCGGAGCATGGCCGAATCACTGGGCGTGAACATCAAGTTGCTGCATGCCGTGGTGTTTGCCCTGGGCGTGGGGCTGGCCGCGGTGGCAGGCATGGTGGCGGCGCCGGTCTCCAGCGTGTACCCCAACATGGGCTCTTCCGTGCTCATCATGTGCTTTGTGGTGGTGGTGATCGGGGGCATTGGCTCGGTGCGCGGCGCGCTCATTGCCGCGCTGCTCGTCGGGTTGGTCGACACCTTTGGCAAAGTGTTGCTTCCGTCTGTCTCGGGAATGCTGGTGTACATGCTGATGGCGGCCGTGCTGCTTTGGAAACCTGAAGGTCTTTTCAAGCAATGA